Below is a window of 'Nostoc azollae' 0708 DNA.
ACATTTGAGGTTTTAGGTTTGCATTTCGGTATATGGAAAACGGAAGCAAAGGACACATTTCATTACTGGCTAGAAATATTACGAGATGTTTTCCCTCCTAGTCTCCGTGAACAGGTAGAAAAACATGATAGCGATTATGCCATGGCCACTCAGAACAAAAGGCAGGAAACAAAGAGTTTTCCACCAAGGGTATTTTTGTTGAATAGGTCATTAGACTTGTAAAAACATTCCGGGTACCTTACCTAAACAAAGATTTCCCCTGAATTACCCAATTTACTTACAAGTAATTCTTACTATTTGTGGTTTAGTCACATTAAGAACTGGTTCATGAGTGTTGCCCATTTCATAAATGTTATGGATATGAGGTCAGTTATGAATTAGTCATCAATATCTTCATGGATAGGAACTATCCGTAACTATTCCCAACCCTGATTCTTTCCTTGGCTCTTTCCTCATCTTAACACTATGGAAAGCTAGACACATACTCCTTTCTAAATTTTCGAACGTGTCTAATAACTATCGGTCTACCCAACTTTTAAACAGCCAAATTAATACACCGATAATACACAAAGCAGATAAAGCCAAAGTGCTCCCAAAACTACCAAATACCTCACTGTCACGAGCAGAATCACCACCCAAATTCAAAGAAACACCAGCAGGTATCACAGCTTTAGCTTCAGCCACCACTTGATCAGTTGCATCACCCAAAGTTAAATTTGCACCCAGATTAGCACTGATATAAGCGACCCTTTGATTATTCAACCGTTCAATCTTAAAAACATTACGTTTTTGATTAGCCTCACCTGTCACAGTCACTCTGCAAAACCTGGTAATTTCTCCACTCGTGCTTTAATTTCCTTCACGGTTTTATTTAAAGCTGCCAGATCATCACCTTGCAAAGCCAACTGTAAAGCTTTCTACCCACCAGTATCAACAAGTTGAATATCTTCTACACTTGTAGTGACACCAGGTAGATTAGGCAAATCAGAATGCAGTTGATCCTGCAAAGCTGAAGTCAAGATTTGACGTTCTTTTTTCAGCTTGAGATACAACGTCCCTTTATTCCGCTCACCTTCACGAGAACCCACAGTAGTAAACACAGTTTCCACATCAGGAGACTTTCTCACCACTCCTTCCAGTTTCTTAGCAACATCCAGAGAATGATTTAAAGGATTAGGAATAGGAATTGGAGATGATAAAGCAGCGAAAGCAGCAGAAGCAGAGGAATTTATTTGTCCTCTTATGTTCGTTTCTCCTTGTCCCGTTAGCCTTCCTGGTTCTGGTAGTTGTCCTTGTCCTGCTTGCGCCAATTGTCGGGGATCAGGAACACTAGGCAAGGGAGAGGTATAGACAATATTGAATTCGCCTCGGTCAAGTTTGGGAATAAAGCCTTTACGAATTAGGGGGATCAGGGTTAAACCAGCAACTAAACTGAGAACGGCTAAACCGACAACTAGCCAACAGTGGTTTAATGACCAGGGGAGTAAGTTGCAGTAAATTTGGTCAAATCGCACCCCAAGCTTATTTTCCTGCCGAGGAGAGTTAGATTTTGAGGGTTTGAGCCAATAAATTGCCAGTACAGGGGATAAAGTCCGCACCACTAATAGAGAGGTGAGCATGGCTACGGAAATACTGATGCCAAAGGGTTTGAAGAATTGGCCAACCACTCCACCCATCAAACGAATAGGCAGAAATACCGCAACTGCTGTGAAAGTGGCTCCGGTGACAGTTAAGCTAATCTCATTAGTAGCTAGCTATCAGGGCTGCTTGGCACGGAGTTTCCCCATCAACAATGGCATCATTGACAATAGAAGCAATCACCAAAGCTAAAGCCAAAAGGGTAATTGTTTCTAAGTTAAAGCCATAGATCGCCATGACGATAAAAGAAATGGGAATTGCTAAAGCAGAAATTAGAGTAGCTTGCCAGTTCCACAAAAATGGAAATATCACCACCACAGATAAAATCATTGCTTCGATCAGTGCATCTATGGTGGAATGGGTAGCATTGCGGATATATTTAGCTTGAGTAGCAGCAAGTGTGAGGGTGAAATCTTTGAGGCTAGTCCTGAGTTCCTGCACTTCTTTCTCTACCCGACTCACCACTTCTAATGTGTTAGCATTACCTTTTATAATGACTTGAAATGCTAGGGTATCTTTGGTGTTAAGTCTGATTAATGTACCTACTGATGGGAGTCCAGCCGTAGCTGTAGGTGGAGGTGCGCTATTCCCATCTCCTAGCAGTGAAGATGTTCAGGACTCCTGGTATTTGTGTGATCGCTGGCACTATTTTATCTTTTGCCAGTTTCTGTAAATCATTTAAATTTCCTGATTTACTCTCAATCGCATAGCTAACAGCTGCTGACTCATTCAAGTTCAGAGGAATTATTTTATAATTTGCCCATTTAGGCAATTTCAACTGCTTAACTATATTTTCAGTGTTGCTAGTCGATGTTTCTAAATTCGTTCCTACAGCAAATGACAAGCTAACGGCAGTTTGAGCAGGATAATTTGAAGAACGAATATTGTCTAGTCCTGCCAGTGATTTTAGGCTTTCTTCTATTGGTTTAGTGAGTTTGTTCTCTGTATGCAGGGCTGATGTCAGGGGTGCTTGGGCGTTTACCACCACCACCGGAAAGGTAATATCTGGAAACAAAGCATATTTGAGGGAACTGAAGGCCAAAACTCCAGCTACCGTTACACCTAGCCAAAAATATACCATCAACCACGAAAAGTCAATAGCCAATTTGGAAATATTGAAACGTTCGCGTGGGGATTTTGAGCTATTAGTCTGTACCATCTTGGAAATTCCATTATGGTGCGGCTGACACAATCATTTAGTCATCCATGCTACAGTAATTGACCCAAGTTTAAAAATTTTAAGCCACACCATAATCTGTGTATGGACCTTTATAAGGTGGATGTAAACCCAATACAATATCTTCTCTGGGAACACCCATTAGACATCACCAAAATAGTAATAATCTATCTATGGTAAAAGGAAATGAGGATAGATTTTTAACACCCAAAAATGAGTGCTATACTGAACTACATTGAAGAGAATCAAAAAGAAACACAGAGGTTAAAGCGTATCCCTTCGGGACAGTGCGTGAACGCGGAGTGTGCCGTAGGCTCTAGTATCTTGGAGATTCTTCACTATCTCTTTCAGAGACGCTCCGCAAACGTTCAGAATGACACTTTTAAACCGTTTTTAGTATAGTTGCAGTTCCTAAATTGTACCAGAGTGAAAAATCCCCTGCCTGGGTAGACATGGGGACTGTAAATGGATAGCCTTACATCAAAAGTGGATTAACCAGCTAGATTTGCAGCAGCAAATTCCCAGTTAACCAATTGATCTAAGAAATTTTTGATGAATGCTGGACGAGCATTTCTGTAGTCGATGTAGTAGGCGTGTTCCCAAACGTCTAGGGTGAGAAGTGCCTTTTTACCATGGGCTAGGGGGTTCTCTGCGTTGGGTGTCTTGATCACCTTGAGTGTGCCACTATCATCAATCAGCCAAGCCCAACCGCTACCAAACTGGGTTGTAGCAGCGGTAGAAAATTCTTCTTTGAATTTGTCAAAGCTACCAAAATCTTTGTCAATCCTAGCAGCCAGTTCGCCTGTGGGTGTGCCACCACCTGCGGGTTTGAGTGAGTTCCAAAAGAAGGTGTGGTTCCAAACTTGAGCCGCGTTGTTGAAGATACCAGCTTTAGAGGAGTCTTTGAAGGAAATTTGGATTACTTCTTCGAGGGACTTATCAGCAAGT
It encodes the following:
- a CDS encoding superoxide dismutase, with the protein product MAFTQLPLPFDFNALEPYGMKGETFEYHYGKHHKAYVDNLNKLTDATELADKSLEEVIQISFKDSSKAGIFNNAAQVWNHTFFWNSLKPAGGGTPTGELAARIDKDFGSFDKFKEEFSTAATTQFGSGWAWLIDDSGTLKVIKTPNAENPLAHGKKALLTLDVWEHAYYIDYRNARPAFIKNFLDQLVNWEFAAANLAG
- a CDS encoding helix-turn-helix domain-containing protein; this encodes MKEQICLSLFYWRKIPTFEVLGLHFGIWKTEAKDTFHYWLEILRDVFPPSLREQVEKHDSDYAMATQNKRQETKSFPPRVFLLNRSLDL